One window from the genome of Nicotiana sylvestris chromosome 9, ASM39365v2, whole genome shotgun sequence encodes:
- the LOC138878290 gene encoding uncharacterized protein — MVQTARGEGKRFRGGGQAVCGEGRPTRGRPRNVRHMLKKGCLAYLAYIHNSSSEVPSMDSIPFVHEFPEVFPLDLSRMSSERNIDFYIDLAPGTQPISIPPYHMAPPELKELKEKLQDLLDKGFIRPSVSH, encoded by the exons ATGGTCCAGACAGCTAGAGGTGAAGGTAAAAgatttagaggtggaggtcaggctgttTGTGGTGAAGGCCGGCCAACTAGAGGCCGTCCCAGAAAT GTTCGCCATATGCTCAAGAAGGGATGCCTagcttatttggcatatattcacaattctagttcggaggttccttccatggattcaatACCATTTGTgcatgagtttccagaggtatttcctttagaTCTGTCAAGGATGTCATCTGAAAGGAATATTGActtctatattgatttggctccaggcactcagccgatttctattccaccataccacATGGCGCcgcctgagttgaaggaattgaaggagaagttgcaagatttacttgataagggattcattagacctagtgtttcacaCTGA